The window GCCTTGAACCGCGACGCCCGCGCCGGCCTCGCCCGCGATCCACGCGCGCACGGGACCGAGATCCGTGCCGAGCCGATAGCCCACGAGCGCGAGCATCGTCGTCTCACGGTAGTCCTGGGCGCGTCCGGTGCCGACCGCGAGCGTGATCGCCGAGCCTTGTGCGCTGTTGCCGCGCAGGGTGACGTCGGCGAGCGCCAGGCCCACGTTGGTCACGCCATAGCCGACGCCGAGCCCCACGCCGAGCTCGAGCCCGTTCGACGTCGGCGTCGGCGCGGCGGCCACGCTCACCGATGGATCGCCCTTGGTGGCGGCGGTGATCTCGGGGCCCAGCTTCACGTCGGTCCACGACACAGGATGGATTTCGCCGGCGGCGATCTGCACACGCCCGGTGAACGCGCGGCCCTCGCGCCACATCTTCACGCCGTACGGACCGGGCACCACCGCGAGCTGTCGCGCCGCGCCGGGAACGAGCTCGGCGATGACCTGATCGCGCACGAGGTCCGTCACCAGCGCGCGCTCGAAACCTTCGGGAAGCGTGACCGCCGCCGCGGGATGTCCCAGCTCCGCGAGCACGAGCTCGCCCTCGCCCGAGAGCTGCACGTCGAACTCGGGATGCTGCGGGCCGATCTCCGTCGCGGCCGTGGCAGACACGGTGTGCACGTACGCGTACTGGTACGCCTCGCTGAGCGTGACGCGCCCATCGCCCGACGCATCCGCGGCGCCGCGCAATCCGGAGAGGAAGCTCTCGGTGAAGTAGCTCCCGCGCAGCTCCTTCGATTCGAGCGCCACCTCGTCGGCCGCGCTCGACGTCAGCAGCACCTGGCCGCTCGTCGCGAGCTCGTCGGTCAAGCGAATCTGAAAGCCGTTGCCGCGCGTGCCGCCCTTGAGCGTGAGCAGCCCGCCCGAGCGACACGAGTCCACGATCGCCAACCGCACCTCGGCGCCCGTCGCCTGCAGCCGCCGCCGCAGCTCGCTGAACGGCAGCCGATCCTTGCCGAGCTCGAGCGCCTCGCCGTCCGAGTGCCCGGAAAAGTAGAAGACGAGCAGCACGCGCGCGTCGCCCTGTGCGTGGTACGCGGCGGTGCGCGTCTGCGCGCGGGTGAAGGCCTCGTCGAGCTCGGCGAGCGAGCGGCCCTGGAGGAGCTCGAGGTCATCGCGACCCACGTCGCCGACCTCGGCGAACGTGCGCGCCACCTTCCCGGCGTCATCCTCGGCGTAGTGGAGCGGCGGCTGATCGCCCGAGCCCGCGTTGTTGCCGACGACGATCGCCACGCGGCGGGTCTCGGCCCGCGCCGCACCGGTCCACGCGGCCAGGAGACCCGCAAGGGCGACGGCGAGGGCGCGGCTCACGGCGACGGCTCCTTCTCGAACCAGGTGCTCACTTCCGACGCACCCGGGACGCCCAGTATTCCACCCGCGCGAATGGCCGGCGGGCCGCCTTGCGCCACGGCCGTCAACGCAGGCTGGACGCTCTCCGTCGAGATCGGCGCGTCGCTGAAGAGCGCGTACAGCCGCTCCGGTCCAGGCGCGCGATCGAGCACCACGCTCCCGGGGATCTCCACGCGCGGACCCGAAATGGGCGCGCTCTCGTTGCCGTCGAACGGCTCGTACACGCTCACCGTACCCGCGCCGTCGACGGACATGATGAGCAGGAACCTCCGCTTGCCCGGCTCGATCACGAAGCGGAGCTCGTCGCCGGCCGCGAGCATCTCGCCGGGCCTGAGCGGCGACACGCGCGCGCCGTGCTTCACCACCACCTGCAGCGCGGGCCCGCCCTTGATGCCGTTGTCCGGCGCAGGCGGACGCAGGAGCACCAGCAGCAGAATCGGGATCGCCAACGCGAGCGCGGCGTAGAGCGGCGTCCGCGAGGTGAAGAACCGACGCCAGCCGCTCGCGCGCTCCACAGCACCCGGCATCAGGAGCGGAAGCCTGGTGCTCGCGAACTGCGCCTGGCGTGCCTTGAGGTCGGCCAGCGTGGCGCTGCACGTGGCGCATGAGCCCAGGTGCGCCTCGAGGCTCGCGCGCTCGTCGGCTGGGAGCCCGCCGAGCAGGTAGGTGTCGAGCTTGAGCTGAGAGAGATGGCCGTCGCTCATGGCTCGCTCCGGGCGACGAACTTTCGCGCGCGCGCGAGGAAGTCGGCGAGGTGGTTCACCACGCTGCGCCGCGAGATGCCCAGCACCTTCGCGACCTCGTCCTGGGTGAGGCCATCGACATAGGTCAAATACGCGCAGGCCCGCAGCTTGGCGGGCACGCGGTCGATGAGCGCGCGCGCGAGCTGGGCGTCGGCGAGGCGCGCTTCACTCAGGTCATCGGCGATCTCGGGAAGTGTGTCCGTCGGCTCGGCGCGCTTGCCGCGATCGCGGAGCTCATTGAGGCAATAGTTCGTGGCGATTCGATAGATCCACGGAACGGCTTCGTCGACGTTGGGGGCTTCGGCGAGGTGGCGGTGGACGCGCACGAACGTCTCCTGGGTCGCGTCGTCGGCGGCTGCGCCGTCGCCCAGAATGCGGCGACAGCGCTCGTGGATGAGCGGTCCGTACGTGCGGAAAAGGCGCTCGAGCTCGGCCGCGGTCATTCCCGCGTCTGGGCTTAGCACGGTTCCGCCAGGCGGACGTGTCCGACGACTTGTGACGGGATAACCCGGGCGGGCGAGAGATTGCGCAAACGGAGTTCGCGCGCGAATCGGATAGCCTGCGCCTTCACGTGATGCGGACTCTCTTCGCGGCCCTGGCATTCATTGCCTTCGCGTCTCCGGCGGTCGCGGCGCCGGTGCGCAAGCTCGCGGTGGTGGTGCCGCCGTCGTCGAGCTGCCCGGATGCGATCGCGGTGGTGGAGACGCTGCGCGAGGAGCTCCCGCGCTGGACCGTCGCGCCGGGCGGGCAGGGCGAGGCGCTCTCGGCCGTGGTCGAGCTCGCGAAGCCGGACACGCTCGCGGTGAAGCTCATCGATCACGGGCGGCTCGTGGAGCATCGCTCGATCGAGTTCGCGCCGGGCGGCTGCGCGGACCTGCCGCGCACCATCTCGCTCATCGTGAAGCTCTGGGTGCGCGCGTTGCCCGGCGTGCGCGATGAAGCGCCGGAGCCCAAGCCCG of the Deltaproteobacteria bacterium genome contains:
- a CDS encoding caspase family protein, translated to MSRALAVALAGLLAAWTGAARAETRRVAIVVGNNAGSGDQPPLHYAEDDAGKVARTFAEVGDVGRDDLELLQGRSLAELDEAFTRAQTRTAAYHAQGDARVLLVFYFSGHSDGEALELGKDRLPFSELRRRLQATGAEVRLAIVDSCRSGGLLTLKGGTRGNGFQIRLTDELATSGQVLLTSSAADEVALESKELRGSYFTESFLSGLRGAADASGDGRVTLSEAYQYAYVHTVSATAATEIGPQHPEFDVQLSGEGELVLAELGHPAAAVTLPEGFERALVTDLVRDQVIAELVPGAARQLAVVPGPYGVKMWREGRAFTGRVQIAAGEIHPVSWTDVKLGPEITAATKGDPSVSVAAAPTPTSNGLELGVGLGVGYGVTNVGLALADVTLRGNSAQGSAITLAVGTGRAQDYRETTMLALVGYRLGTDLGPVRAWIAGEAGAGVAVQGWDTGEVDASPIGAAAASLGAAVHLAGPVALTAEARLPLALTERDAKAAWIILPFGWLGVAVGI
- a CDS encoding zf-HC2 domain-containing protein: MSDGHLSQLKLDTYLLGGLPADERASLEAHLGSCATCSATLADLKARQAQFASTRLPLLMPGAVERASGWRRFFTSRTPLYAALALAIPILLLVLLRPPAPDNGIKGGPALQVVVKHGARVSPLRPGEMLAAGDELRFVIEPGKRRFLLIMSVDGAGTVSVYEPFDGNESAPISGPRVEIPGSVVLDRAPGPERLYALFSDAPISTESVQPALTAVAQGGPPAIRAGGILGVPGASEVSTWFEKEPSP
- a CDS encoding sigma-70 family RNA polymerase sigma factor, with protein sequence MTAAELERLFRTYGPLIHERCRRILGDGAAADDATQETFVRVHRHLAEAPNVDEAVPWIYRIATNYCLNELRDRGKRAEPTDTLPEIADDLSEARLADAQLARALIDRVPAKLRACAYLTYVDGLTQDEVAKVLGISRRSVVNHLADFLARARKFVARSEP